From the genome of Fibrobacter sp. UWT2:
TGAATCGGGGTCGGAGTCGGAAAATCGGGCTCGCCGGCACCGAGGCTTACAACGTCCTTGCCATCGGCAATCATCTGCTTGGCCAATGTGTCGATAGCGACTGTTAAAGAGGCGGCGATATTAAGAGTTCTTGTGGATAAGTCTTTCATGTCTGAGTTTAGCCTTTTTCAAAATGCGGTAGGCGTCCAAGGTGCTTGCCACCAAGGGGTAAATGGTAAAATGCGAAATAAAGATGCAAACCAGCCCGAGGGCTGCAATGAGTCCCAGGCCGTTGATTCCCGGATGCGACGAGAACAGCATGGCGATTGCGCCGATGAACGATGCTCCCTGTGCAATCATGACCGAAATCAATTTCGTCTGCAACACGCTCCAGGCGTTTCCGTTCTGCTTTTCGTAGTACGAAGACCAGAGCTGTAAAGAACCGTCCACGCTGGCGCCTATCAAAAGGACGAAGGCGATGGAACTGTAAGCCGAAATCTGGATGTTGAAAACGTGAACCAGAATAGTCACCCAGCTCATGGCGAATAGCGACGGCAACAGCGTAAAGAAAGCCCTGCTCAGTCTGTTGTAGAACATCAGGAGAATAATCCAAAGCAGAACCGTTCCCAAGAGAATCGACTTGTTGATGTTTCCCAGGATGGTGTCGAGGAGCGATGCTCTCAGAATGGGCGTTCCGCAAATCTTGAAAGTCTTGTCGTGGATGCCATCAATTTGCTGCAATTGCTTTGCAATATGGCGACAGGTGAGTCCGTTATTCGGGTCGGATCGAGGAATGATGAATGCGAATACGCCCGGATTGTCCCTTTTGTCTGCGAATTTACGACGAATGTTTTCGGACAGAATAAATTCCTTGATGTCGTTTTCGTAGTTGTCGAACATCTCGACAATGGCGGCGCTGTCCTTGGGGTTGAGCCTTGCCAGAACATCGTCCGAAATCAGTTTTCTTAGGGTCTCGATTTTATGTTTCTTTTCGATGCTGATTTTAGGCAAGAACTGGTATTGTGTATAAATCTTGCCCAAATCCTTGAGTCTGCCTTTCTTTTGCAAATGCTCGAAGTTTTCGACTAGGTCGTCGTTGTAAGACGAATCGGGGAGCATGACGATAATGGGGTCGTAGGTGGAAAAGCCCGTTTCTGCAATCAGGGCTTTTGCCTCGCGTTCTTCGGTTTGCAATTCCGTCTTCTTGAAATCGTAAAGGAAGGAAAGATTCTTGCCGCTGTAGAGCCAGGCCGCCGCGCTCACGATGCTGATGGTTACGATGATAATCCAGTTCGTCTTGAACGAGAAAAGGCGCTTGCGGTGGGTGGGCGTGATGCTTTCGAATTGAATCTGGAAAGGTTTCTTGCGCTGCAGTAGCAATAAGAGCGAGGCTGTCAACAACGGACAGACAATCAGGTTGAGCACGCTTCCGATAGCGCCAAGAATTCCGAATTCGCGAAGTCCGGGCAGGGGAACCAGAATAAAGGCGATAAACAGGCTCGCCATCACAAGCGACGATGCGGCGACAACTGGCCCGATTCCAAGCAAGGCACTTTCGATACAGAGGGCGGGGCTCAGCTTCTGTTCGCGCTCATGGAAGTATCTGGTGTAGACGTGCGTCAGAACCTGGCAGGCATGCCCAGGAAGCAAAAGTCCGAGAGAAAGCGTAAACAGGTTGATTCGTCCGAACAGCAGGTAGGCGCAGGCGAGCGTGAATAAGGTCGGAAGGGCTAGCGGAACCGCCGAAATGAAGATCAGCTGCGGCTGGCGATAGAAATTGATGATTAACAGAACGAGGATAATGAGTGCAGCCATGCCGCCGGCAAATTTTGCTTCGGGGAGGAGCGCCTTTCCGACTTTGATGGAGTCGTAGACTTTGCCGGTGTAGTAGACGTTAATCCCTTTCCCGTTTTCTTCGACAAAGCGTTCCACTTTCTTCAGCAGTTCCCTGTTGGCTTGCAAGTCCGAAACAGAGGTGGCGGGGTAGATGTCGATAACTCGGATGGACCCTTGCTGGTTGGAGAAATCCTGTTGCAGGTTTTTGAAGTATTTGGCCTCGATTTGCGAAATGATTTCGATGGTGTCACGGGTGACAGGCGTTTCTTGCTCTGTCTCGGACAAGTCTACCAGTAGAGGATTGTGTTTTTTAATCTCTTCTTCTTTGATTTTGTCCAGTTTTTCGATGACTTGATCCAAGTCGTTTTCGTTGGCGTATAGCAGTCTGTTTTTCTTGAAGAATTCCAGGTCCGTGTCGTATTCGGTGTAGTGGACTGCGGGATCTTTCTCTAGATGCTGGGCGAGATTTTGGGCAAAAGCATAGTTCGCGGCGCTATCCTTGGATTGTATGACTACAATAAGGCTGCCGAGTCCACCGAAAGCTTTTTCGATCGTCTGGTAGTCCGCTTGAACTTCATGACCTTTAAGAGTGTCTTGCAGCTGGATTTCCCAACGAAGGTTTTCGATGGGATAAATGCTCAACAAGGTAATCGTAAGAAACAGCCCGATCATCATTTTGGGATAGTGGGCTATCTTTCGAATTAATTTGGCAAAAGCCGAAAACATATAAATAATATAACTATTATATTCCTTGTTCGAATTAAAAAACTAAATTAGGGGTATGGTAAAAAGGGAGTCGCGATGTCTCTTTGTTTGGGTGCTAGCTGCGCTATGGTTCTTTGGCGCTGTTTCGCTCTATGCAGAAGATGATGTTGTTGCAGATAGTACCTCTGCAGAAGCTCCCTCGAAATCCCCTTGGATGTGGCCGGTAGAACATATCATCCAGCCCTTTTTGAATGGCCTTATTTACCCGATTGCCCAACCTGTGGACTACGCCTTGAAGAACGGCATTATCGATAAGTCGGTTCAGTTGATTTCTTTTGGCGAAGACTACAAGATCATGGTTTACCCGAGTTTCAATTTCAAGCCGGGTTCGCGAACCATGGTGGGGGCGAATTATAGACACCGTAGCGTATTTCTCGAAAAAGACTACCTGGTCATGCAGGGAGAATACTACGCCAATGGTGACGTGGGCTTGACTGCCCGCTATGTAAAGCATTCCCTGTTTGGAACGCGCCTGTTTGGCGGCTTCAGGTACGATATCGATCTGGACCGCGATAAACGATTCAATATTCCTGAAACCAAGGAAAGTTACCTACAGCCCGATTCCAGCTACCAGTTTACCTGGCGCTTGGGCGCTCCTATTACCAATACGGCAAATTGGAATGCGGAACTTTGGACGTCCCTGTATTTCAGCCGGGCAAGTCACCCCGATATTCAGGATTCGGTGCTAATCAGCGATGACTTTAAAATTGAAGACCGCGGCTTGTACCAGAATGCCACCCAAGTGCCGGTGGGGCTTTCCCTGGTGTATGACAACCTTGACTTGCCCTATGCCCCTTCGCGTGGCAGCCGCGTGGTGTTGAACGGAACCTATACCTTTGTGGGCAAGTATTCCGGGGTGCGCTACGATGACTTGGGCATTTCTGTTGAAGATGGGCAAGATGAAGTTATCAAGGATGGCGGAAAGAAGCATGACTTCTATACCACGGAGTTCATTTTCCAGCATTATTTCTTGTTGGGTTCTTCGCACCAGTACGTGCTTTCGGCAAAGGAAGCTCGTGAAAATCGCCGCTTCTATACGGACTTTTCATGGGACGAGGCGGTGCGTGTTTGGCGACCGGAAAATATGCGTAACACCCTTTTTGAACGCAGGGTGATTGCCATGCAGTACCGAATGGTTTCCCTGTGGGAAGTCGAAGAGGGGGGAGCTCCTCACGATGCCTTTATCAACCTGAATTCAAAGGCGCCTCTGCGTGGCTATGACGACAAGTGGACGACACACAACCTGATGTCTTTTAGCGTGGAATACCGCTGGCCGGTGGACCGCTTGGTAGACGGCGTAATTTTTGACGAATATGCCCTGATTGCACCCAAGATCGATAAGTGGAGCTTGGACCATTATTACAATTCGTGGGGCTTCGGTATCCGTGTTCGCCAGCCCGATCTTTATCTTTTCCGCCTGCAGTTCGGCTTCCATGGCTTGCACGGCGTGAATATGATTATGACCATCGCTCCGGAATTCAAGTAATTTTCTATCTTTGTCCCTGTAAAATTTCAACAAGGACAAAAATATGCGTGATCAATTTGAAAGCCCGCTCATCAAGCGTTATGCTAGCAAAGAAATGAGCTTCCTCTTCAGCCCCCAGTACAAGTTCCAGACCTGGCGCAAGCTGTGGATTTACCTCGCTGAATCCGAAATGGAACTGGGTCTCCCGATTACGCAGGAACAGGTGGACGAACTCAAGGCTCATGCCACCGATATCAACTTTGAAGTCGCCGAAGAAGAAGAAAAGCGCCGCCGTCACGACGTGATGAGCCACGTTTACGCTTACGGTGTGCAGTGCCCCAAGGCCAAGGGCATCATCCACCTCGGCGCAACTTCCGCTTTCGTGGGTGACAACACCGACCTTATCCAGATGCAGCAGGGCCTCATCATGGTCCGCAAGCGCCTTTGCCGCGTGATGGACAAACTTTCCAAGTTTGCGATGGAATACAAGGACATGGCCCAGCTCGGTGCCACGCACTTCCAGGCCGCCCAGCTCACGACTGTGGGTAAGCGCGCTTGCCTCTGGCTCCAGGACATGCTCATCGACCTCGAAGAATTGAATTTCCTCATCGAAGTTCTCCCGTTCCGCGGCGTGAAGGGCACGACCGGTACGCAGGCCAGCTTCATGGACTTGTTCAATGGCGACGAAGAAAAGATTATGGAACTCGACCGCCGCGTGACCGCCAAGGCTGGCTTCAAGCGCGTGCTCACTATCACCGGTCAGACTTACACCCGTAAGTGGGACAACCGCGTGAACCAGGTGCTCAGCTCCATCGCTCAGTCTCTGCACAAGTTCGCTACCGACATGCGCCTCATGCAGGGTGTGAAGGAAGTCGAAGAACCGTTCGAAAAGACCCAGATCGGCTCCAGCGCCATGGCTTACAAGCGTAACCCGATGCGCAGCGAACGCATTTGCTCCCTGGCCCGTTTCGTGATGGCCCAGGTGAACAGCACCGCCTTCACGCAGGCAACGCAGTGGTTCGAACGTACGCTTGACGACAGCGCCAACAAGCGCCTCGCTATTCCGGAAGCATTCCTTGCCATGGATGCCATGCTCATCATCGCTGAAAACGTGACCAACGGCCTCGTGGTTTACCCGAAGGTTATCGAAAAGCGCATCATGGCTGAACTCCCGTTCATGGCTACCGAAAACATCATCATGGAAGGCGTGAAGAATGGCGGCGACCGTCAGGAACTCCACGAAGAAATCCGCGTGATGTCTATGGAAGCAGGCAAGGTCGTGAAGGAACAGGGCAAGGACAACGACTTGCTCGAACGCGTCTTGAAGAACGAAAAGTTCCAGAAGCTCGGCATCACCGAAGCGAAGCTCAAGGAAATCCTCGACCTCCGCAAGTTCGTGGGTCGCGCTCCGGGACAGGTCGTGAAGTTTGTGACCGAAGAAGTCCGCCCGGCTATTGAAGCCATCGAAGGGTGGAGCAATATCGACGCCGGCGAACTGAAGGTGTAAAATCGCTTTATAACACATCGCAATACTTTGTCACGCGAGCTCTCGCTGTATGTTTTATACAGCTTCGGCTCGCGTTTCGCGTCTTGCTCGGTTCTAAAGCGATTTTTGTTTTTAAAAAGGGCGCGTTATTCGTCTTAAAACATCTCGACGCAGGCGATCGCAATGCTGATGGGGTACATCAGTAGTCCCGCATAGATTCCGCCGAGCAAGTCATCGGCCATGACGCCCCATGCTCCGGGGAATTTTTCGAAACGGTGAATGCCAAGCGGCTTAAGGATGTCGAAAAAGCGGAAAAGACCGAACCCGATAAGAAGCACAATGGGACTGTCCAGTATAATGAAGGGGTTTACGAGTGCGAACGTCATGAAGATTCCGCAGACTTCGTCTATCACGATCCAGCCGGGATCTTCGGTACCCGTATCCTTCATCGCCTTGTTCACGAAGGGGATTGCCCCGAAAAAGACGATGACCGCTGCAATAAAGAATAAAGGATTGAAGTGTATGTCGCCAAATATCTTTAGCGCTAGAATGGCCATGGGGTAGGCGACAATTGCCGCAGCCAAGCTTCCCATGGTGCCCGGAGCCTTCGGGCTCATGCCTGAACCAAAGAATGTGGTGACCACTATAGACAAGAAATCGGTGCCCCGCCATTCGTGGGGCACTCGCTTTTTACCATATTTTTCTTTAAGTTCCTCGCGGTTCACGAGAAATTAGTTATCCTCGTATTCGGAGCTGCCCCAGCCGTCGAGGTCACCTGCAGCACGGCCAAGAGTTGCACCGCCGAGGATTTCGTCGATGCCCTTGTCTTCGGAATCGTCGTCCTCTTCGTCGAAGATGGAAGTTTCTTCCATTTCAAGGTCGTCGTTCGGAATGATCGGATCGTCATCCAGCGCGTTCTTGCTCTTCTTTCCAGCCATATTTTCTCCTTGCTAAAGGCGTTTTCGTATTCTTTATCGCTATATTATAAAATTTTTTGTAAAAAAGGAGATTTTTTTCAAAAAAAGTGAAAAAAAATCATTTTTTTGTACAAAATGTCCTAATTTGCTATAAATGGCCGTATTTAGGCTTCTTGATTTTGCTCAAATTGCGGCAGGTCAGCACAAACGAAGTCCGGCTTCCTGTTCTATTGAGGAACTTTACTGCGACAATCAATTTGCAAGAATAAATGGTCATGGCGCAATCTATAGGGATTTTTTGTTCCTCCGTGTCAAGCATGGCCTGTCGTAGCATGGCGCGTTCTTCTGGGAATTTGTCAATAAATTCGCTAATGATTTGCTCATGCGTTCTAGCGCCGATGGATGCCATGAAGTCAGAGAAGGCTTTGTTTGTATAAATGAACTGGAACCTCCCGTCGATCAGTTCGAACAGGGCGGTTGGCATAAAGTTGATTATCGTATTGCGGTTAATAATCAGGGGACAGTTGTCCAAAAGGTTCACGGTCCCTATCGTATCGTAGTATTTCTTGAGTTCTGATGGCTCGCTTACTTCATATCCGCAATACTTTTCCCTGTTGTTCTGATATTCTTCGACAGGCATGGGCTTACCAAAATAGTACCCCTGGATAATTTCGCAGCCGATCATTTTAAGGTATTCATACTGTTCCTTGGTTTCGACGCCTTCGGCAAGCGTATGGATGCCGAGTTTCTTGGCCATGTCGACAATCGAGGCGATAATGAGCTTGGATTTTGGGTTTGTGTCGAGTGTACGCAAAAAACTCATGTCGATTTTCAATAGATCGAAATCGTAGGACTGCAGGTTGCCGAATGAGCTGAAACCTGAACCAAAGTCGTCAAGCCAAACCTCGTAGCCGTCGGCCCTAAAAGCTTTAATGGTCTCGGCAAGGTTTGTATTTTGCGACGGAAAGGCGCTTTCGGTGACTTCTAGGTTCAGATACTTTTTGGGGATGTTGTACTTGGCGACCGCATCGTCAACAATTTTTTTGATATCACTGAGTTCAAAATCCAGTCGTGACAGGTTTACTGAAACGGGTTCGTAGGCGTACCCGCTATCCATGTCGTCGCGAATGTCTTTGCAAGCCTGTTCGATAATAAGAGCATCCAGCCTGTGAATCAGGTGGAATTTTTCAAAAATTTCGATAAAAATGAATGGCGGAATGATGCCGCGCACGGGGTCTATCCAGCGGGCGAGGGCTTCGTAACCACAGACTTTGCCTGTAAGTGCTCGAACAACGGGCTGATAAAAAACCTTGAAGTATCCTTTTTCGAACGCCTCTTCAAAATGCTCCAGCACATATTGCTGCTGTTCATGTTTCTTGTTGAGTTCGTCGTCGAAAACGGCATATTCTTTGTTGAACATCCCATGAATTTCGCGACAGGCAAGAGAGGCTCTGTCCATCATCACGATGGGTTTTTGCGGAGTTCCGTCAGCAACGTAAATACCGGCCTTAATTTGGTTGCGTAGTCCGCCTTCAAAGCGGCCCATCACCAGGTTCAATTCTTTGACTCGGGTGGCGATATCTTCAACGGTAAGATTCAAGCTAATGACGACCAGGTGGTCTGCCCCGGCGCGTAAAACGGTTTCTCCTTCGAAAAGCCCCTTGAGCACGTCCCTGAATTTGCAAAGGTAGGTGTTTCCGCCCGGGTAAGAAAATCTTTGGTTAATGGTCTTGAAGTTCATTACGTTAAAGAACGTAATGGTCGATTTGTGAAGCGGGTAAAAATTAGGGTCTTTTTGAGTTTGAGCAAAAAACCACGCCACAAGGTCCAGACCGGTTATGGGGTCGACTTTTTCGGGCTTTGGAAAAGCGGAGCCACCAGGACCTGGCCCACCTGCATATTGAGGGGGATTTGCTCCATTTGGAGGTGTCATATTGGGACCACCTTGCATCACTACCATTTTCTCCTGTATTATATCGTCAATTTAACTAAAGAAAACAGGAAAAGGGACTTTCCCTTGAAAAAAGTCCCGTTTTATTACGATTTTCTTACTCCAATTTGGAATATTCGGATTATTTGTCCCGCTTTTTAGAATTTCGGGTAGCCGTCCTTGAGACTTTCGTCATAGTGGGCGCGTTCTCCGCCGATGAATTTGGGGCGGGTGCGGGCGGCAATCAGGATTGCCTTGCCGACATGCGTCTGCTGCATGTGCAGGGGGACAGCGACTTCTTTCAGGTGCATGCCGATGAGCGTTCCACCGATGTCGAGCCCCGCATCTGCCTTGATATGCTCGATGGCGACCGGATGCTCGAATGCGCTGTAGCAGGCCGTAGCAAAAGAACCGCCTGCCTTGGGCTGCGGCACCACGTTCACGATTTCGGCGAAGGGGACTGCGGCGTGCTCGACGATGATGGCTCGGTTTAGGTGCTCGCAGCACTGCGCCGCGATGTAGATGCCGAGTGGCTTGAAAACGGACGAGAGCCCTTCGAGAATCGCCTTGCCGATTTCGGGCACGGAATGGCTACCGATGTCGTTTCCGAGCGTGGAACTCGTGCTGCAACCGATAACCACAATATTGCCCGCCGTGAGGTGAGCCTTTTCCACAAGTTCCTTCGCGGCGTTCATCGCGTCGTTACGAATCTGCTCGACAATGTTCTTGTCGTCTATTTCGTATGTAATGCCAGCCATATTAATTTACTCCCATTGCGGCGAAGCTCGCCTTACTGACGCTTACGCCTACGGCTTCAGCGTCTGCTTGTTCGCCTCGGTCATAAAAATGAGCAAGCTCATTTTTGCGACACTCGGCTCCGCGCTACTCCCACGGCGCTTTCACTTTGTTCAAGCGCGTGTTCGCGCGCCTCGGCTATGAAAACATGCGAGCATGTTTTCGCAGCACTCGGCTTACTCCCACTCAATAGTTCCGGGGGGCTTGTGGGTCACGTCGTACCACAGGCTGCCAGCACCTTCGGCTTCGAACTTGCGCCAGAGACCGGCGAGCATTCCCTGGTCGATTTCGGCGAAGTTTGCCGTCATGGCTTCGGTGGAGTTCACCGGGCGCATCACGATGCAGGGCTTATTTGCCGTGCGGAGCGGAACGAGTACGACCGGCATCTGCCAAATCTTTTCGTACAAGTCGTTTGCCTGCAGGAATTCGGTGCAGATGTTGTCGAACTTGCGGAGTGTATCGAAGTTTTCGCGGGTGGCGTACTGTTCGACAAGCTTCGGATCTTCGTCGGCGACGCTGCCAATCTGGTAGATGACGCGGTTGATTGCCTTGAAGCGGTTGGCAAGTTCGGTCGAGAACTTTTCGCAATCCTTCCAGGAAAGGCCTGGAGTGGTGATGAGGAACGGCTGTGCGTAAGTACGGCCGTCGCCCTGCACGCCCACGCTCTTGATGGGGAGCAGGCGGCCTGCAATGTTGTTTGCCTTCAGGTAGTCGGCGAGGCTGTTGCCTGCGGTGTCCTTCACATCTTCGAACTTGACCATGTCATCGGAGAGCTTGCCTTCGCTGCAGAGCAGGCGAACGCCGAGGCCCGGACCCGGGAACGGGTGACGCCACACGAGGTTGTGCGGAATGCCGAGTTCTTCGCCGAGGGCGCGGACTTCGTCCTTGTACAGGTCGGCGAGCGGTTCGAGCACGAGGCCCTTTTCCATGAGGTCCAAAACTTCTTGCACGCGGTTGTGGTGCGTCTTGATCTTGTCGGCGTTCTTGGTGCCGCCGCTTTCGATGGTGTCGGGGTAGATGGTTCCCTGAGCCATCATCCACTGGTTCGGATCGAGGTTGAGCTTCGCCATTTCCTCGTCCTTCACTGTCAGGAATTCCTTGCCGATGATGCCGCGCTTGGTTTCCGGAGCGGTCACGCCCTTGAGCTTTGCAAGGAAGTGCTCGCTAGCGTCGCGCACCTTGAGGTTGTTCATGCCTTCCTTTGTGAGGAAGTCCATAATCTTTTGGGATTCGCCGAGGCGCATCATGCCGTTATCTACGTGCAGGCCCAAGACCTTTTCCGGTCCGAGCACGCGGTTCAGGAGCACGAATGCTACGGTGGAGTCCACACCGCCTGACACGAGCAGGAACACCTTGCGGTCCTTGACCTGATCCTTGATGCGCTGCGTGATGAGCGGCAGGTAGCTCTTCATGTTCCAAGTCTTCTTCGCGCCCGTGAAGTCGATGAAGTTTTCGAGCAACTTCATGCCGAACTTGCTGTGCGTGACTTCCGGGTGGAACTGGATGCCGAAAATCTGGCGTTCGGGCTTGTCGCTATCGAAGGCGACAGCGGCGATTTCGCAGTCCTTGGTGCTGGCCACAATCTTGTAGCCCTCGGGGAGCTTCGTCACCTGGTCGCCGTGGCTCATCCACATGGGAGAGGCTTTCGGGAGGTCCTTCAAAATCGGGCACTTTTCGTCGCCCACGATAAGGTCGGCGATGCCATATTCCTTGACCTTGCCCGGTTCAACGTGACCGCCCAACTGCTGGGCGATGAGTTGGTGACCGTAGCAGATGCCAAGCTTCGGCACCGGGAGGTCCAAAATTTCGGGATTGTATTCCGGGGCGTCGGCCGCATACACGCTAGAGGGGCCACCACTGTAAATGATTCCCTTCACGCCTTCCAGTTCAGAAACCGGAGCGGCAGGGGAGTGGATTTCGGTAAACACGCCCAAACGGCGCACACGGTTCGCAATCAGGTGGGCGTACTGCCCGCCAAAGTCCAAAACGGCAATCGTATCAACGTTTTTCATACAATCCAAAAATAGAAATTTATTCTGCGGAGCTCATTTCGCGGGCGAGTTCAATCAGCGTCTGTACGCCAAAGCCGGTGGCACCATATTCAGTGTACTTCCACTTCTTATCGACGAAAGCGGTACCGGCAATGTCCCAGTGCGTCCAGGCGGTGTTTTCGGGCACGAATTCCTGGAGGAAGAGTGCTGCAGAAATGGCGCCAGCGTCGCTACCCGTATTCTTGAGGTCGGCGAACTTGTCCTTGAGGGCGTCGGCGTATTCTTCTTCGAGCGGCATGCTCCAGAACTTTTCGCAGCAGGCTTCGCCGCAGTTGATCACCTTGAGGCCAAGATCGTCATCGTTGCTGAAGAATCCCGTGACTGCATAACCGAGGGCGCGGACCATGGCGCCCGTAAGGGTGGCGAGGTCCACAATGTGCGTTGCGCCGATGAGGCCGGCTTCGGCAAGTCCGTCGGAGAGAACCAGACGGCCTTCGGCGTCGGTGTTGTCGACCATGACGGTCTTGCCGTTCTTCGCGGTAAAGATGTCGCCCGGCAGCACCGACTTATTGCCAATGGCGTTTTCGGCGAGGCAGCAGACGGCGCTCACGCGAATCGGGAGCTTGAGGGTGGCGATAGCCTGGATGGCGGCGAGCGCGGTCGCAGCTCCACTCATGTCGCTGATCATTTCGGGCATGGATTTAGGCGGTTTCAGGCAGAGGCCACCGGTATCGAAAGTAAGGCCCTTGCCGACAATCACCAAATGGTCCTT
Proteins encoded in this window:
- a CDS encoding M17 family metallopeptidase translates to MNLNIVSSENLKNTDNKAYALFFVKQSIQFSTVLTEEGEEQVDTILKGMNDGPFEDLEYLEIDGCNTFFVDAAKERGLSALDHLRMAAYRLAKRAMKKQIATVSLFLADAADEQFKAILHGLHYADYKFDAYKSKQKPNFLVTYEIVAGEHVKDFKKIAEDVAVEQKAVTLAKNLINTSASDLYPAEFVERAKTVAKYTEGLSIKVRNMKQLEKEGFMGHVTVGKGSSHEPHMITLEYKPAKRTSKDHLVIVGKGLTFDTGGLCLKPPKSMPEMISDMSGAATALAAIQAIATLKLPIRVSAVCCLAENAIGNKSVLPGDIFTAKNGKTVMVDNTDAEGRLVLSDGLAEAGLIGATHIVDLATLTGAMVRALGYAVTGFFSNDDDLGLKVINCGEACCEKFWSMPLEEEYADALKDKFADLKNTGSDAGAISAALFLQEFVPENTAWTHWDIAGTAFVDKKWKYTEYGATGFGVQTLIELAREMSSAE